In Nonomuraea sp. NBC_00507, the following are encoded in one genomic region:
- a CDS encoding DUF72 domain-containing protein produces MAWLVGTSGWQYKDWRGVLYPAGVPQRLWLEAYAREFPTVESNNAFYRLPRPETFAAWRERTPDGFLIAVKASRFLTHIKRLDDPEEPVQRLMGAAAALKEKLGPILLQLPPTLRAEPGRLDRCLACFPRDVRVAVEPRHDSWWTDEVRDVLSAHGAALCWADRLGRPQNPFWRTAGWGYVRMHQGRAGVEYGETSLRTWAERVREAGWDDVYVYFNNDLGGAAVRNARRFARLA; encoded by the coding sequence ATGGCATGGCTGGTCGGCACCTCGGGGTGGCAGTACAAGGACTGGCGGGGGGTGCTGTACCCGGCGGGAGTGCCGCAGCGGCTCTGGCTGGAGGCGTACGCGCGGGAGTTCCCGACGGTGGAGAGCAACAACGCCTTCTACCGGCTGCCGAGGCCGGAGACGTTCGCCGCCTGGCGGGAGCGCACGCCGGACGGGTTCCTGATCGCGGTCAAGGCCAGCAGGTTCCTCACCCACATCAAGCGGCTGGACGATCCGGAGGAGCCGGTCCAGCGGCTGATGGGCGCCGCCGCGGCGCTGAAGGAGAAACTCGGCCCGATCCTGCTGCAACTGCCGCCGACGCTCAGGGCCGAGCCCGGCAGGCTCGACAGGTGCCTGGCGTGCTTCCCGCGCGACGTGCGGGTGGCCGTGGAGCCGCGGCACGACTCCTGGTGGACCGACGAGGTACGCGACGTCCTGTCCGCCCACGGCGCCGCCCTGTGCTGGGCGGACCGGCTCGGCAGGCCGCAGAACCCGTTCTGGCGCACCGCAGGCTGGGGCTACGTGCGCATGCACCAGGGCCGGGCCGGCGTCGAGTACGGCGAAACCTCGCTGCGGACCTGGGCCGAACGGGTGCGGGAGGCCGGCTGGGATGACGTCTACGTGTACTTCAACAACGACCTGGGAGGGGCGGCGGTGCGGAACGCACGGCGATTTGCCAGACTCGCCTAG
- a CDS encoding magnesium transporter CorA family protein produces the protein MHTRLYRNGVLEKEGFPIEEVSDYVEDPDNLVWFDLCSPSPEDLGMIGEELGLHELAVEDVLSDHQRPKVDVYDNHLFITAYHVHFDDDRLDPVEVNVFVTANALVTVRESDHFDIREVVKRWDANARLAGHGVGFLLHGLLDYIVDAQFDLVQDLDGQAEALEESLFEDEVRDARQLQHEMYVLRKNTARLRKITLPMREVLGTLLRRDQALVADPVMVPYYQDVYDHVLRVTEWLESIRDMIANVRETRLAQQGFRLNEIMKRVTSWAAIIAVPTMITGFYGQNVPYPGSGEPWGFWMSTVLVAVASVALYSAFKKRDWL, from the coding sequence GTGCACACGCGTCTGTATAGGAACGGCGTCCTCGAGAAGGAAGGGTTCCCCATCGAGGAGGTCTCCGACTATGTAGAGGATCCCGACAACCTCGTCTGGTTCGACCTGTGCTCGCCGTCCCCCGAGGACCTCGGCATGATCGGGGAGGAGCTGGGGCTGCACGAGCTGGCGGTCGAGGACGTGCTGTCCGACCATCAGCGGCCGAAGGTCGACGTTTACGACAACCACCTGTTCATCACCGCTTACCACGTGCACTTCGACGACGACCGGCTGGACCCCGTCGAGGTGAACGTCTTCGTCACCGCCAACGCCCTGGTGACCGTCCGCGAGAGCGACCACTTCGACATCCGTGAAGTCGTCAAGCGCTGGGACGCCAATGCCCGCCTGGCCGGGCACGGGGTGGGCTTCCTGCTGCACGGCCTGCTGGACTACATCGTCGACGCCCAGTTCGACCTCGTCCAGGACCTCGACGGGCAGGCCGAGGCGCTGGAGGAGTCGCTGTTCGAGGACGAGGTGCGCGACGCCAGGCAGCTGCAGCACGAGATGTACGTGCTGCGCAAGAACACCGCCAGGCTCCGCAAGATCACTTTACCGATGCGCGAGGTGCTCGGCACCCTGCTCCGCCGCGACCAGGCGCTCGTCGCCGACCCGGTGATGGTCCCGTACTACCAGGACGTCTACGACCACGTGCTGCGCGTGACCGAGTGGCTGGAGTCGATCCGCGACATGATCGCGAACGTCCGCGAGACCCGCCTCGCCCAGCAGGGCTTCCGGCTCAACGAGATCATGAAGCGGGTCACCAGCTGGGCCGCGATCATCGCGGTGCCCACCATGATCACTGGTTTCTACGGCCAGAACGTGCCCTATCCGGGCTCCGGTGAGCCCTGGGGCTTCTGGATGTCCACGGTCCTGGTGGCGGTGGCGTCGGTGGCGCTCTACTCGGCGTTCAAGAAGAGGGACTGGTTGTGA
- a CDS encoding DUF1850 domain-containing protein, translated as MALGSGGGVGRLTVNGLPVSGGFQIGYVHSIYKAPAAEVFTVEGRRFTMRAVVSENESVLDYYALEGARSRTRTGAWMVRLAEPATYAELSLLTTSIGRRTLLAGGRCLPLFPDAGAAEVRLTVEQTLEVRGEPCRPPYDGAMFGGPSHLTTSPSS; from the coding sequence ATGGCGCTCGGCTCCGGCGGCGGCGTCGGGCGCCTCACCGTGAACGGCCTGCCCGTCTCCGGCGGCTTCCAGATCGGGTACGTGCATTCGATCTACAAGGCGCCGGCGGCGGAAGTGTTCACGGTCGAGGGCCGTCGTTTCACCATGCGGGCGGTCGTCTCGGAGAACGAGAGCGTCCTCGACTACTACGCGCTGGAGGGCGCCCGCAGCCGGACGCGGACGGGCGCCTGGATGGTGCGCCTGGCCGAGCCGGCCACGTATGCGGAGCTGTCGCTGCTGACCACGTCGATCGGCCGCCGCACTCTGCTGGCCGGCGGCCGCTGCCTGCCGCTCTTCCCGGATGCCGGGGCGGCCGAGGTACGACTGACGGTGGAGCAGACGCTCGAGGTCAGGGGCGAGCCCTGCCGCCCGCCCTACGATGGGGCCATGTTCGGCGGCCCATCGCACCTCACAACCAGTCCCTCTTCTTGA
- a CDS encoding TAXI family TRAP transporter solute-binding subunit: MKRTIAIVAAAVLTVAGCGGGGAGGSGNRLSIATGGTTGVYYVYGGGLAKQLSASIANTQATASVTSASVENIKLLAGGKADIGFSQIDTAADAVNGKDTFTAKQPIKAIARIYDNYAHVVVAPGVEATTVADLKGKRVSLGPANSGTQVVARRMLEAAGLNPDTDVTKQQLSINESVQAAKDGTIDAFFWVGGLPTAGITDLATSKPDMKMLDTSDVLTKMQSTYGQQYVSLDVDMSVYKLDGTLKTVGIGNVLLVPDKMSEQLAYDITKTLFEKKTELSAVHPEAKKLDLKLGQEVAPVELHPGAARYFKEKA; the protein is encoded by the coding sequence GTGAAGCGGACCATTGCGATAGTCGCCGCAGCCGTCCTGACCGTGGCGGGCTGCGGCGGCGGAGGCGCCGGAGGATCGGGCAACCGGCTGTCGATCGCCACCGGCGGCACGACGGGCGTCTACTACGTCTACGGCGGCGGCCTGGCCAAGCAGCTGTCGGCGAGCATCGCCAACACCCAGGCCACCGCGTCGGTCACCTCGGCCTCGGTCGAGAACATCAAGCTGCTGGCCGGCGGCAAGGCCGACATCGGCTTCTCCCAGATCGACACGGCGGCCGACGCGGTCAACGGCAAGGACACCTTCACCGCCAAGCAGCCGATCAAGGCCATCGCCCGCATCTACGACAACTACGCGCACGTCGTGGTCGCCCCCGGCGTCGAGGCGACCACCGTGGCCGACCTCAAGGGCAAGCGCGTCTCGCTCGGCCCGGCCAACTCCGGCACCCAGGTGGTGGCCCGGCGCATGCTGGAGGCGGCCGGTCTGAACCCCGACACCGACGTCACCAAGCAGCAGCTGTCGATCAACGAGTCGGTGCAGGCCGCCAAGGACGGCACGATCGACGCGTTCTTCTGGGTCGGCGGCCTGCCCACCGCCGGCATCACCGACCTCGCCACGAGCAAGCCGGACATGAAGATGCTCGACACGTCCGACGTGCTGACGAAGATGCAGTCGACGTACGGGCAGCAGTACGTCTCCCTCGACGTCGACATGTCCGTCTACAAGCTGGACGGCACGCTGAAGACCGTCGGCATCGGCAACGTGCTGCTGGTGCCCGACAAGATGAGCGAGCAGCTCGCGTACGACATCACCAAGACCCTCTTCGAGAAGAAGACGGAGCTGTCGGCCGTGCACCCGGAGGCCAAGAAGCTCGACCTGAAGCTCGGCCAGGAGGTGGCCCCGGTCGAGCTGCACCCGGGCGCGGCCCGCTACTTCAAGGAAAAGGCCTGA
- a CDS encoding TRAP transporter permease: MTELSDREAELVSAHEQERPARHLGGALRLGVWIVGGLLSVYSLVVVFRPVEALEHRMTFLAVALPLVFLCYRSGLSSWVSRLRREPAMVAAADEAGPPAGARTERPTVADWLLAAAALAVLVYPLADIDAFRDRGSGAALTGLDIVAGLALTVLLLEAVRRTVGWALTIICLIFLIYAYYGAYLPIDWTIGHRGFDLAQIVSQLYTGTEGFFGVPMQVAASYIVLFTIYGAVLDFSGASRFFIDLSFAAFRNSRSAPGRTVTTAGFLLGTVSGSGVATTVSLGSVAWPVLRRAGYPKEPAGGILAAGGIGAILSPPTLGAAAFIIAEYLRVSYLEVLLYATIPTILYYLGIFLAIEVDSRRFGTHAVPVDAPKAGKLLLRFGYHFSSLILIIVLMALDRSAFQSVVIATAVAFALSFLDPRHRMTPKRVGQALAKGTLEVLPVTAVCAAAGIIVGVITQTGLGLNLSAIIVDFAAGNLILTTVMSGLAVMLLGLAVPVTASFIIAAVIIGPALTTLGVSQAEAYMFVFYYAVLSEVSPPTALSAVAAAAITGGNTYKTMMMTWRYTLPAFLVPFAFVLTPNGQALLGQGPIGTVLLMAAVSAVAVAALAMATGGLTGVPERLLAAVAAVLLLFLEPVPIAAGLAVLAVAAGVHLVRRRRRNPS, encoded by the coding sequence GTGACCGAGCTGAGCGATCGTGAGGCCGAGCTGGTCTCCGCCCACGAGCAGGAGCGCCCGGCGCGACACCTGGGCGGGGCGCTCCGCCTCGGCGTGTGGATCGTGGGCGGGTTGTTGTCGGTCTACTCGCTGGTGGTGGTGTTCCGGCCGGTCGAGGCGCTCGAACATCGGATGACATTCCTGGCGGTGGCGTTGCCGCTGGTGTTCCTGTGTTACCGCTCGGGGCTGTCGTCGTGGGTGAGCAGGCTGCGCCGCGAACCCGCCATGGTCGCCGCCGCCGACGAGGCCGGCCCACCGGCCGGGGCCAGGACCGAGCGGCCCACTGTGGCCGACTGGCTGCTGGCCGCCGCCGCGCTGGCGGTCCTGGTCTATCCGCTGGCCGACATCGACGCGTTCCGCGACCGGGGATCGGGCGCGGCGCTGACGGGCCTCGACATCGTGGCGGGGCTGGCGCTGACGGTGCTGCTGCTGGAGGCGGTACGGCGGACCGTCGGCTGGGCCCTGACCATCATCTGCCTCATTTTCCTGATTTATGCCTACTACGGGGCATATCTGCCGATTGACTGGACGATCGGGCATCGCGGTTTCGACCTCGCCCAGATCGTCTCGCAGCTCTACACCGGCACCGAAGGCTTCTTCGGCGTGCCGATGCAGGTGGCCGCCAGCTACATCGTCCTCTTCACGATCTACGGCGCCGTGCTCGACTTCTCGGGGGCGAGCCGCTTCTTCATCGACCTGAGCTTCGCCGCCTTCCGCAACTCCCGCTCCGCCCCGGGCCGCACCGTCACCACGGCCGGCTTCCTGCTCGGCACGGTCTCCGGCTCGGGCGTGGCGACCACGGTCAGCCTCGGCAGCGTGGCCTGGCCGGTGCTGCGCCGGGCCGGCTACCCGAAGGAGCCGGCCGGCGGCATCCTGGCGGCCGGCGGCATCGGCGCCATCCTGTCGCCGCCCACGCTGGGCGCCGCGGCGTTCATCATCGCCGAATACCTCAGGGTCAGCTACCTCGAGGTGCTCCTGTACGCGACGATCCCCACGATCCTGTACTACCTGGGTATCTTCCTGGCCATCGAGGTCGACTCGCGCCGCTTCGGCACCCACGCCGTGCCGGTGGACGCGCCCAAGGCGGGCAAGCTGCTGCTGCGCTTCGGCTACCACTTCAGCTCGCTCATCCTCATCATCGTGCTGATGGCGCTGGACCGGTCGGCGTTCCAGTCCGTGGTGATCGCCACGGCCGTGGCGTTCGCGCTGTCGTTCCTCGACCCCCGGCACCGGATGACGCCCAAGCGCGTCGGACAGGCGCTGGCGAAGGGCACGCTGGAGGTGCTGCCCGTGACGGCCGTGTGCGCGGCGGCGGGCATCATCGTCGGCGTCATCACCCAGACCGGCCTCGGGCTCAACCTCAGCGCGATCATCGTGGACTTCGCCGCCGGCAACCTCATCCTCACCACGGTCATGTCCGGCCTCGCCGTCATGCTGCTGGGCCTGGCCGTGCCGGTGACCGCCAGCTTCATCATCGCGGCCGTGATCATCGGCCCGGCGCTCACCACGCTCGGCGTCTCCCAGGCCGAGGCGTACATGTTCGTCTTCTACTACGCGGTGCTGTCGGAGGTGAGCCCGCCCACCGCGCTGTCGGCGGTCGCGGCGGCCGCGATCACCGGCGGCAACACGTACAAGACGATGATGATGACCTGGCGGTACACGCTGCCCGCGTTCCTGGTGCCGTTCGCGTTCGTGCTGACGCCGAACGGCCAGGCCCTGCTCGGGCAGGGGCCGATCGGGACCGTGCTGCTGATGGCCGCGGTGTCGGCGGTAGCGGTGGCCGCGCTCGCCATGGCCACGGGCGGCCTGACCGGCGTGCCCGAGCGGCTGCTGGCGGCGGTGGCCGCGGTGCTGCTGCTGTTCCTCGAGCCCGTCCCCATCGCCGCGGGCCTGGCCGTGCTGGCCGTGGCCGCCGGCGTGCATCTCGTCAGAAGAAGGAGAAGGAACCCATCGTGA
- the thrS gene encoding threonine--tRNA ligase codes for MLPGRTPGSWSFALSLERIIMNDHRKLGRELGIFDTDPMIGAGLPFWLPAGAAMRKAIEDYVHELERRHGYLHVNSPVLGKRELYERSGHWAHYADDMFPPMNVGGEEFVLRPSLCPHHALIYRSRQRSHRELPLRLAELGGQYRSELSGVLGGLTRVRSIQLNDGHVFCPPEQAAAEVSAALDLIEAAHVQLGIRAARYRLSLRGDGGKYVDDPEMWAASEAILREVLKERGQAYDEERGEGAFYGPKIDIQIADPAGRENTLSTVQVDQYMPGRFDLRYVGGHRPAMVHRSVVGGLERLVAHLIEVHGGAFPAWLAPVQAVVLPLSDAELPAAEDLLRRCLAAGLRAELAPADRGSLGARIRAHRLVPYQLVVGPREVASGQAAVRRRDGSQMGEVPLERLAADSRPFV; via the coding sequence ATGCTTCCCGGGCGAACGCCCGGGAGCTGGTCGTTCGCCCTTTCCTTGGAAAGGATCATCATGAACGACCACCGCAAGCTCGGCCGTGAGCTGGGCATCTTCGACACCGACCCGATGATCGGCGCCGGCCTGCCCTTCTGGCTGCCCGCCGGCGCGGCGATGCGCAAGGCCATCGAGGACTACGTCCACGAGCTGGAGCGCCGCCACGGCTACCTGCACGTCAACTCGCCCGTGCTGGGCAAACGCGAGCTGTATGAGCGCTCCGGCCACTGGGCGCACTACGCCGACGACATGTTCCCGCCCATGAACGTGGGCGGCGAGGAGTTCGTGCTGCGCCCCAGCCTGTGCCCGCACCACGCGCTCATCTACCGCTCGCGGCAGCGAAGTCATCGCGAGCTGCCGCTGCGCCTGGCCGAGCTGGGCGGCCAGTACCGCTCGGAGCTGTCCGGCGTCCTCGGCGGCCTGACCAGGGTCCGGTCCATCCAGCTCAACGACGGCCATGTGTTCTGCCCACCGGAGCAGGCCGCCGCCGAGGTGTCGGCCGCGCTCGACCTGATCGAGGCCGCGCACGTCCAGCTCGGCATCCGGGCCGCACGCTACCGGCTGTCGCTGCGCGGCGACGGCGGCAAGTACGTCGACGACCCGGAGATGTGGGCGGCCTCCGAGGCGATCCTGCGCGAGGTGCTCAAGGAACGCGGCCAGGCCTACGACGAGGAGCGCGGTGAGGGCGCCTTCTACGGGCCGAAGATCGACATCCAGATCGCCGACCCGGCCGGACGCGAGAACACCCTGTCCACCGTTCAGGTGGACCAGTACATGCCCGGGCGTTTCGACCTGCGCTACGTCGGCGGACATCGGCCCGCCATGGTGCACCGCAGCGTCGTCGGCGGCCTCGAACGCCTGGTCGCGCACCTCATCGAGGTGCACGGCGGCGCGTTCCCCGCGTGGCTGGCACCCGTGCAGGCGGTGGTGCTGCCGCTGTCGGACGCCGAGCTGCCGGCCGCCGAAGACCTGCTGCGGCGCTGCCTGGCCGCGGGGCTGCGAGCCGAGCTCGCGCCCGCCGACCGGGGCAGCCTCGGGGCCAGGATCCGGGCGCACCGGCTGGTGCCGTACCAGCTCGTGGTGGGGCCGCGCGAGGTGGCGAGCGGGCAGGCGGCGGTACGGCGGCGCGACGGGAGCCAGATGGGCGAGGTGCCCCTTGAGCGTTTGGCCGCGGATTCGCGACCGTTCGTCTGA
- a CDS encoding helix-turn-helix transcriptional regulator produces MAEITLDVRQLQAFAEVGYQVAGGGDAHAAMAALRRVVPLDAYEFVAFDPATGRHHSVVSDGHRRIDRDAAEEYAGLAAYRRALATRAPVCMPEPDTERYFRRHLAPYGWRAGLTAPLFLREGRYTGLLHLASRQAFPYLTGALVAAVSPMLAHVTDLTRCVIDPVGLPPDFRAVAFDRLGARREVPGRDMSAALWDEPAMAAYARAFIDSRELSRHGLWLDGDGRWHELRLLRAGVGFQGSLQGAVAAERMCALPYELTGREVDVLTRVAAGDSNPQIAAALVLSVRTVTTHLEHIFAKLGCDSRTRLTTKALAEGLCRLDV; encoded by the coding sequence GTGGCCGAGATCACCCTGGACGTCCGCCAGTTACAGGCGTTCGCCGAGGTCGGCTACCAGGTGGCGGGCGGCGGCGACGCGCACGCGGCGATGGCCGCGCTGCGCCGGGTTGTCCCCCTCGACGCGTATGAGTTCGTCGCGTTCGACCCCGCCACCGGGCGGCACCACAGCGTCGTCTCCGACGGGCACCGGCGCATCGACCGGGACGCCGCCGAGGAATACGCCGGGCTGGCGGCGTACCGCAGGGCCCTGGCCACCCGCGCGCCCGTGTGCATGCCGGAGCCGGACACCGAGCGTTACTTCCGCCGCCACCTGGCCCCTTACGGCTGGCGGGCCGGCCTGACCGCGCCGCTGTTCCTGCGCGAGGGCCGCTACACGGGGCTGCTCCACCTCGCCTCCAGGCAGGCCTTTCCCTACCTCACCGGGGCCCTCGTGGCGGCGGTGAGCCCGATGCTGGCGCACGTCACCGACCTGACCCGGTGCGTGATCGACCCGGTGGGGCTGCCGCCCGACTTCCGCGCGGTCGCCTTCGACCGGCTCGGGGCCCGCCGCGAGGTCCCCGGGCGCGACATGTCGGCCGCGTTATGGGACGAACCGGCGATGGCCGCGTACGCCAGGGCGTTCATCGACTCGCGCGAGCTGAGCAGGCACGGCCTCTGGCTGGACGGCGACGGGCGCTGGCACGAGCTGCGGCTGCTCAGGGCGGGGGTCGGGTTCCAAGGGTCGCTGCAGGGCGCGGTCGCCGCCGAGCGGATGTGCGCGTTGCCGTACGAGCTGACCGGCCGGGAGGTGGACGTCCTCACGCGGGTCGCGGCCGGCGACTCCAACCCCCAGATCGCCGCCGCGCTCGTGCTCAGCGTCCGCACGGTCACCACCCACCTGGAGCACATCTTCGCCAAGCTGGGCTGCGACAGCCGCACGCGCCTCACCACCAAGGCCCTCGCCGAGGGCCTGTGCCGCCTGGACGTCTAA
- a CDS encoding ATP-binding protein, whose amino-acid sequence MAPDLHRANGGDPLGSRDLMVRLPGIPSQVSRARGIVTAALGRDHPLYDDVVLLTSELATNAILHTRSGAGGSFTVAVTHSDSAVRVCVSDAGSDGPPCVCRTSTQATSGRGLPLIEAISHRWGFTREAGSTTVWFELLQARMPAGVPA is encoded by the coding sequence GTGGCACCGGACTTGCACCGTGCCAACGGGGGTGATCCGCTCGGCTCGCGCGATCTCATGGTCCGGTTGCCGGGGATTCCGTCCCAGGTGTCCCGGGCCAGGGGGATCGTGACGGCCGCGCTCGGGCGCGATCATCCGCTCTATGACGATGTGGTGCTGCTCACCAGTGAGCTGGCCACGAATGCGATCCTGCACACCAGGTCCGGCGCGGGCGGCTCGTTCACGGTGGCCGTGACCCACTCGGACTCGGCGGTGCGGGTCTGCGTGTCGGACGCGGGCTCGGACGGGCCGCCGTGCGTGTGCCGTACCAGCACGCAGGCCACCAGCGGGCGCGGCCTGCCGCTGATCGAGGCGATCAGCCACCGCTGGGGGTTCACGCGGGAGGCCGGGTCGACGACGGTGTGGTTCGAACTGCTGCAGGCCAGGATGCCCGCCGGGGTGCCCGCTTAG
- a CDS encoding adenylyltransferase/cytidyltransferase family protein: MSSLEAVWVQPYDRPGAAVVTGVFDILHVGHVRYLGAVAARGLPLVVGVEDDPRVRAWKGPSRPFNPSAERAEVLAALRFVTGVFIVTGPSDAHGPEDYIDLLAPMRPAALAHTAGDPHAGARAAAAAILGAECWEMEAIPGRSTTRIVNAAGKG, from the coding sequence GTGAGCAGCCTGGAGGCCGTCTGGGTGCAGCCGTATGACCGGCCGGGGGCGGCGGTCGTGACCGGAGTCTTCGACATCCTGCACGTGGGACACGTGCGTTACCTGGGCGCGGTGGCGGCCCGCGGCCTGCCACTGGTCGTCGGCGTCGAGGACGACCCGCGGGTGCGCGCCTGGAAGGGTCCGAGCCGCCCGTTCAACCCGTCGGCGGAGCGCGCCGAGGTCCTGGCCGCCCTCCGCTTCGTCACCGGCGTCTTCATCGTGACCGGTCCGTCCGACGCCCACGGCCCCGAGGACTACATCGACCTCCTCGCCCCGATGCGACCCGCCGCCCTGGCACACACCGCCGGCGACCCGCACGCGGGCGCCCGCGCGGCCGCGGCGGCGATCCTGGGGGCCGAGTGCTGGGAGATGGAGGCCATCCCGGGCCGCTCCACGACCCGCATCGTGAACGCCGCCGGCAAAGGCTGA
- a CDS encoding alpha-hydroxy acid oxidase → MTHPLAATTHDATLGDIHAAALESLPLDVHDYLEGGAGEEWTLRRNREAFAEWGFVPRLMSGRPTPDLRTVFMGVPLRMPILTGPFGVDTLFHPEGQKAVARAAARSGISGMAPEAGSYSYAEVRRAAPDGMAFGQLHPVGSEDAFIRRLAHFEDCGFRALVVTCDTPTAGWRERNRRNGYTPPHAVTGGNFTGGEGTGDAFADLFGGSGPAWTWEKLARLMSGTSLPWMAKGITTVPDAEAAIAAGASAIGVSNHGGRQLDGLPAALDVLPEIADAVGGRAQIAFDSGVRRGSDVVKALALGADVVVLGRLAIYGLIADGEAGVTRVLGLLSGEMANILTLLGCAALTDLDRGFLRPLRQSR, encoded by the coding sequence GTGACCCATCCCTTGGCAGCGACGACACACGACGCGACCCTCGGCGACATCCACGCCGCGGCCCTGGAGTCGTTGCCGCTCGACGTGCACGACTATCTCGAGGGCGGCGCCGGCGAGGAGTGGACGTTACGCAGGAACCGGGAGGCGTTCGCCGAATGGGGCTTCGTACCCCGGCTCATGAGCGGACGGCCGACCCCCGATCTCCGGACGGTCTTCATGGGCGTGCCACTCCGCATGCCGATCCTGACCGGTCCGTTCGGCGTCGACACCCTGTTCCATCCGGAAGGCCAGAAGGCCGTCGCCCGCGCCGCCGCCCGATCGGGCATCTCAGGGATGGCCCCCGAAGCGGGCTCGTACTCCTACGCCGAGGTACGCCGTGCGGCCCCCGACGGCATGGCCTTCGGGCAACTCCACCCCGTCGGTTCGGAGGACGCCTTCATCCGCCGCCTGGCGCACTTCGAGGACTGCGGCTTCCGCGCGCTCGTGGTCACGTGCGACACACCGACGGCCGGCTGGCGGGAACGCAACCGCCGCAACGGTTACACCCCTCCGCACGCCGTCACCGGCGGCAACTTCACCGGCGGCGAAGGCACGGGCGACGCCTTCGCCGACCTCTTCGGCGGCTCCGGCCCCGCCTGGACCTGGGAGAAGCTGGCCCGCCTCATGAGCGGGACGAGCCTGCCCTGGATGGCCAAGGGCATCACCACCGTCCCCGACGCCGAGGCCGCCATCGCCGCGGGAGCGAGCGCCATCGGTGTGTCCAACCATGGAGGCCGCCAGCTCGACGGCCTCCCGGCAGCGCTTGACGTACTCCCCGAGATCGCCGACGCGGTGGGCGGCCGCGCGCAGATCGCCTTCGACAGCGGGGTCCGCCGGGGGTCCGACGTGGTCAAGGCGCTCGCGCTCGGCGCGGACGTGGTCGTGCTCGGCCGCCTGGCCATCTACGGCCTGATCGCCGACGGCGAAGCCGGCGTGACGAGAGTCCTCGGCCTCCTGAGCGGGGAGATGGCGAACATCCTGACACTTCTCGGCTGCGCCGCCCTCACAGACCTCGATCGGGGCTTCCTGCGTCCCCTCCGCCAGAGCCGATGA
- a CDS encoding DegT/DnrJ/EryC1/StrS family aminotransferase, translated as MTLAVNGGTPVRTAPWPSWPPPLDAAQRELVTAVLESGHWGATQGGSACADLTAAFARRSGVAYGIAVGNATLGLFAALRGLGVGPGDEVIVPAYTFVATATAVLLAGATPVIADVDPVDLHLSASATEAAVTSRTAAIIPVHLAGSPADMDALNAVAARHGLAMVEDAAQAHGATYRGRPIGGLGDAGVYSFQSSKAMTAGEGGLIVCRDQAVHAAIWSVCNLGRTLDGAWYGHPSVGWNLRLTEIQAALLLPWLDRLDEEIDHRNAFAAAVERELASIPMPASHDGAALPRSPGTTVAPVTLVPQPPGTTRDSRHLLMLRLHVPFDRSFLLAAMEAEGVPLDGGYPPLGTMPALTEAGARAEPCPAADAASREVLWVRQPMLMDSPAGAAHIAEALAKVLAA; from the coding sequence ATGACCCTCGCCGTCAACGGCGGCACGCCCGTGCGCACCGCCCCCTGGCCATCGTGGCCGCCACCGCTGGACGCGGCCCAGCGCGAGCTCGTCACCGCCGTGCTGGAAAGCGGCCACTGGGGCGCCACACAGGGCGGCTCGGCCTGCGCGGACCTGACCGCCGCGTTCGCGCGCCGCTCCGGCGTCGCGTACGGCATCGCCGTCGGCAACGCCACCCTCGGCCTGTTCGCCGCGCTACGCGGCCTGGGCGTCGGGCCGGGCGACGAGGTGATCGTCCCGGCGTACACGTTCGTCGCCACCGCCACGGCCGTCCTGCTCGCCGGCGCCACCCCGGTGATCGCCGACGTCGACCCGGTGGATCTGCATCTGTCCGCGTCCGCGACGGAGGCGGCCGTTACCTCGCGCACGGCCGCGATCATCCCGGTGCACCTGGCCGGCAGCCCTGCGGACATGGACGCGCTGAACGCGGTGGCCGCACGGCACGGCCTGGCCATGGTGGAGGACGCGGCCCAAGCGCACGGCGCCACGTACCGAGGCCGCCCCATCGGCGGGCTCGGGGACGCCGGCGTCTACAGCTTCCAATCCAGCAAGGCGATGACGGCGGGGGAGGGCGGCCTCATCGTCTGCCGCGACCAGGCCGTCCACGCGGCCATCTGGTCGGTCTGCAACCTGGGCCGCACGCTGGACGGCGCCTGGTACGGCCACCCCAGCGTCGGCTGGAACCTGCGCCTGACCGAGATCCAGGCCGCGCTCCTGCTGCCCTGGCTGGACCGCCTCGACGAGGAGATCGACCACAGGAACGCCTTCGCCGCGGCCGTCGAACGAGAGCTTGCGTCGATCCCGATGCCCGCGAGCCACGACGGCGCGGCGCTGCCGCGATCGCCGGGCACCACGGTGGCGCCGGTGACGCTGGTCCCGCAGCCGCCTGGCACCACCCGCGACTCCCGGCACCTGCTCATGCTGCGCCTCCACGTACCGTTCGACCGGTCGTTCCTGCTGGCTGCGATGGAGGCCGAGGGCGTCCCGCTCGACGGCGGCTACCCGCCGCTCGGCACCATGCCGGCGCTGACCGAGGCCGGCGCCCGGGCGGAACCCTGCCCGGCCGCCGACGCCGCGTCCCGCGAGGTGCTCTGGGTCCGCCAGCCGATGCTCATGGACAGCCCCGCCGGCGCCGCCCACATCGCCGAGGCCCTGGCGAAGGTCCTCGCCGCATGA